A DNA window from Melanotaenia boesemani isolate fMelBoe1 chromosome 6, fMelBoe1.pri, whole genome shotgun sequence contains the following coding sequences:
- the colq gene encoding acetylcholinesterase collagenic tail peptide encodes MTLLTLGFYLPLWFSYGLAQSSVLDSFISFPAAHKSQEQQRRFNPCCLLSPPPPPLFPPPPSLWRRYTFNEDTSHVDRDSELDNENKGSACVRGSPGPAGPPGPQGPPGLPGIRGPKGEKGEIGRPGQKGRTGPPGLPGKQGPAGWPGMNGAKGEKGDPGLMGLPGARGPFGPRGLPGYKGEKGSRGDRGESGLKGDKGAMGFPGMLGQKGEMGPKGEPGTSGNRGPTGRPGKRGKQGMKGDLGRIGPMGPAGPQGPPGHPGPPGLPATGLYMVGAKGARGPPGPPGKCNCGSLSSSPFDDYPSAENYPKVPAIFVVSNEEELEQLHTDNALAFRKDQKSLYFKDVDGWLPIQTLPFQLTPFQSMENAPDDEGYCGDGIVQISSGEECDDKNRVVTDGCVKCKHAYCGDGYRYEGAEECDGKDFGYQTCNSYLPGSYGYLKCTPYCVIDSTNCKYFT; translated from the exons ATGACTCTTTTAACACTCGGATTCTATCTGCCtctgtggttttcttatggTCTGGCTCAGTCCTCAGTTCTGGACAGCTTCATTTCATTCCCAGCAG CTCACAAATCCCaggagcagcagaggagattCAACCCGTGCTGTTTACTGAGTCCTCCTCCACCCCCCCTGTTTCCTCCACCTCCTTCGCTTTGGCGCCGCTACACATTT aatGAAGACACTTCACATGTTGACCGTGATTCTGAGTTGGACAATGAGAATAAAGGTTCTGCCTGTGTTCGAGGGTCTCCGGGGCCTGCTGGTCCCCCTGGACCTCAG GGCCCACCCGGATTACCTGGAATAAGAGGGCCTAAAGGAGAAAAG GGAGAAATTGGAAGACCTGGACAGAAG GGTCGGACAGGGCCTCCTGGGCTTCCAGGGAAGCAAGGACCAGCTGGATGGCCAGGAATGAATGGGGCCAAA GGTGAGAAAGGTGACCCGGGGTTGATGGGTTTGCCTGGAGCCAGAGGACCATTTGGGCCAAGG GGTTTACCTGGATATAAAGGGGAGAAA GGTTCTCGAGGTGACCGTGGTGAGAGTGGACTGAAGGGAGACAAG GGTGCAATGGGTTTCCCAGGAATGCTTGGGcagaaa GGTGAAATGGGTCCAAAAGGAGAACCTGGTACATCAGGAAACAGGGGACCCACAGGCCGACCAGGGAAGAGAGGCAAGCAG GGAATGAAAGGAGACCTGGGAAGAATTGGTCCTATGGGACCTGCAGGCCCACAGGGACCTCCAGGACACCCAGGTCCTCCTGGTTTACCTGCCACAG GGCTCTACATGGTGGGGGCAAAAGGAGCTCGTGGTCCACCAGGGCCCCCTGGAAAGTGTAACTGTGGCTCTCTCAGTAGTTCTCCATTTGATGATTATCCATCTGCAGAAAACTATCCAAAAGTCCCTGCA atATTCGTGGTGAGTAATGAGGAAGAACTGGAGCAGCTTCACACTGATAATGCACTTGCATTCCGAAAGGATCAGAAATCTCTCTATTTCAAAGACGTTGATGGCTGGCTCCCAATCCAG ACTCTCCCATTCCAGCTGACACCCTTCCAGTCCATGGAAAACGCACCTGACGATGAAGGCTATTGTGGTGATGGAATAGTGCAGATCTCCAGTGGGGAGGAGTGTGATGACAAAAACAGAGTTGTCACCGACGGCTGTGTCA AGTGTAAACATGCCTACTGTGGAGATGGATACCGCTATGAAggggctgaggagtgtgatggAAAGGATTTTGGATACCAGACATGCAATTCATATCTCCCAGG GTCATATGGATACCTCAAGTGCACACCATATTGTGTTATTGATTCCACAAACTGCAAGTACTTCACTTGA
- the hacl1 gene encoding 2-hydroxyacyl-CoA lyase 1 gives MDEVTGAELIAESLKTQKVEYLFGIVGVPVIEVAMAAQAAGIKYVGMRNEQAACYAASAIGYITGRPGACLVVSGPGLIHALGGMANANMNCWPVVVIGGSSDRNQETAGAFQEFPQVEACRLYSKFSARPSNLEAIPSVIEKAVRTSIYGRPGAVYVDVAGDMVNAKVDRSKVRKVSCCPPPPVSFADHSAVREAISVLKAAKAPLVIIGKGAAYSRAETMLREFVEMSGLPFLPTPMGKGVLPDDHSNCVAAARSRALLQADVILLLGARLNWMLHFGLPPRFNPDVKIIQVDLCAEEMGNNVRPAVALLGDISAIVSQLLMCIRKDGWKYLCNTEWWSTLKNKIAANAKISQSLALKVALPMNYYTVFHHISQLLPRDCIIVSEGANTMDIGRTMLNNYLPRHRLDAGTFGTMGVGLGFAIAAAAVERKDRRVVCIEGDSAFGFSGMEVETMCRYNLPVVIIVVNNNGIYSGVSPDVWKEMAKMGDLTSVVPPVSLLPEARYDEVMTAFGGRGLLVRTVEELRSALQLSLSDWERPSLLNVLIDPSSDRKQQEFPWLTRSNL, from the exons ATGGACGAAGTGACAGGTGCTGAGCTGATTGCTGAGTCTCTTAAGACTCAG AAAGTGGAGTACCTATTTGGGATAGTTGGTGTTCCTGTCATTGAGGTGGCAATGGCTGCTCAGGCTGCTGGGATAAAATATGTAGGAATGCGCAATGAACAAGCG GCGTGCTATGCAGCTTCAGCCATTGGATACATTACAGGGAG ACCAGGTGCCTGCCTGGTGGTGTCTGGTCCTGGACTCATTCATGCTCTGGGTGGGATGGCCAATGCTAATATGAACTGCTG GCCTGTGGTTGTTATTGGAGGGTCTTCAGATCGAAACCAGGAAACGGCAGGAGCTTTTCAGGAGTTCCCTCAA GTGGAGGCATGTCGCCTGTACAGCAAGTTTTCTGCAAGACCCAGCAATTTAGAAGCCATCCCATCAGTCATAGAGAAG GCAGTCCGAACAAGCATATATGGTCGTCCAGGTGCTGTATACGTTGACGTTGCAGGAGACATGGTCAATGCTAAAGTGGATAGGAGCAAAGTCAG AAAAGTCTCCTGCTGTCCACCTCCACCAGTGAGTTTCGCTGACCACAGTGCTGTCAGAGAGGCCATCTCTGTCTTAAAAGCAGCCAAGGCGCCTTTAGTCATCATTGGAAAAg GAGCGGCGTATAGCAGAGCAGAGACCATGCTGCGGGAGTTTGTGGAAATGAGCGGCCTGCCGTTCCTCCCCACCCCCATGGGAAAGGGTGTCCTACCTGATGATCACTCTAACTGTGTGGCTGCTGCCCGCTCAAG AGCTCTTCTCCAGGCTGATGTCATCCTTCTGCTTGGAGCCAGACTAAACTGGATGCTGCACTTCGGTCTGCCACCAAGATTTAACCCTGATGTTAAGATCATCCAG GTGGATCTTTGTGCCGAGGAGATGGGTAACAATGTGAGGCCAGCTGTTGCACTCCTGGGGGACATCAGTGCTATTGTCTCTCAG ctcttAATGTGTATCCGCAAAGACGGCTGGAAATATCTGTGTAATACAGAGTGGTGGAGCACACTGAAGAATAAGATTGCTGCGAATGCAAAAATATCACAG tcaCTTGCTCTTAAGGTAGCATTGCCCATGAACTACTACACAGTGTTTCATCACATTTCCCAGCTGCTGCCACGGGACTGCATCATTGTCAGCGAAGGTGCAAACACCATGGACATTGGACGCACTATGCTAAATAACTACCTACCTCGACACAG GTTGGATGCAGGAACCTTTGGAACAATGGGAGTGGGCCTCGGGTTTGCTATAGCAGCAGCTGCTGtggagagaaaagacagaagagTTGTCTGCATTGAAGGAGACAGTGCTTTTGGATTTTCTGGTATGGAGGTTGAGACCATGTGCAG GTATAATTTACCTGTGGTCATTATTGTGGTGAATAATAATGGCATATACAGCGGGGTAAGCCCTGATGTATGGAAAGAAATGGCAAAAATGGGAGATCTGACTTCTGT AGTCCCACCTGTGTCTCTCCTACCCGAGGCACGGTATGATGAGGTCATGACAGCGTTTGGAGGTCGAGGCTTGCTGGTGAGGACGGTGGAGGAGCTTCGCAGTGCCTTACAGCTCAGCCTGAGCGACTGGGAGAGACCAAGTCTGCTCAATGTACTTATTGACCCCtcatcagacagaaaacagcag GAGTTTCCTTGGCTCACACGCTCCAACCTCTAG
- the ankrd28b gene encoding serine/threonine-protein phosphatase 6 regulatory ankyrin repeat subunit A yields the protein MVVLKIRDQPALLKAIFNVDPDEVRSLIFKKEDVNAQDNEKRTPLHAAAYLGDAEIIELLILSGARVNAKDNKWLTPLHRAVASCSEEAVQVLLKHSADVNARDKNWQTPLHIAAANKAVRCAEALVPLLSNVNVSDRAGRTALHHAAFSGHLEMVRLLLSRGANINAFDKKDRRAIHWAAYMGHIEVVKLLASHGAEVACKDKKFYTPLHAAASSGMISVVKYLLDLGVDINEPNAYGNTPLHVACYNGQDVVVNELIECGANVNQVNMKGFAPLHFTAASRHGALCLELLVCNGADVNIKSKDGKTPLHMTAIHGRFSRSQAIIENGAEIDCEDKNGNTPLHIAARYGHELLINTLITNRADTAKRGIHGMFPLHLAALSGFSDCCRKLLSSGFDIDTSDDFGRTCLHAAAAGGNLECLNLLLNTGADFNRKDSFGRTPLHYAAANCNYQCLFALVGSGASVNDLDERGCSPLHYAAASDTDGKCLEYLLRNDANPGIRDNQGYNAVHYASAYGHRLCLELIASETPLDVLMETSGTDILNDSDVRAPISPLHLAAYHGHHQAMEVLVQSLLDLDVRNSQGRTPLDLAAFKGHVECVDVLINQGASILVKDFTLKRTPIHAAATNGHSECLRLLIGNADLQSAVDIQDGNGQTPLMLSVLSGHTDCVYSLLNKGANVEAKDKWGRTALHRGAVTGHEESVEALLQHCANFLVRDCKGRTPIHLAAACGHIGVLGGLLHAAQSMETLPALTDNQGYTPLHWACYNGHDTCVEVLLEQEVFHKAEGNAFSPLHCAVIHDNEGAAEMLIDTLGPAIVNAKDSKNRTPLHAAAFTDHVECLQLLLSHNAQVNSVDAAGKTPLMMAAENGQTNAVELLVSSAKADLTLQDAVKNTALHLACSKGHETSALLILEKITDRNLINATNAALQTPLHVAARNGLTVVVQELLAKGASVLAVDENGYTPALACAPNKDVADCLALILATMMPVSPCTPAPTLPFSAINHYTTSPSKSVTFDSLPVLRGEHSSYCSFNNISHHDGFYKDEELNDSDSETY from the exons CCAGCTTTGCTGAAAGCTATTTTTAATGTCGACCCAGATGAAGTACGCTCACTCATTTTCAAAAAAGAGGATGTGAATGCACAG GACAATGAGAAGAGAACTCCCCTGCATGCTGCTGCCTATCTTGGGGATGCAGAAATCATAGAGCTGCTTATTCTTTCAG GTGCAAGAGTAAATGCCAAAGATAATAAGTGGCTGACTCCCCTGCACCGGGCTGTGGCTTCCTGCAGTGAG GAGGCTGTCCAGGTGTTGCTCAAACACTCTGCAGATGTAAACGCCAGAGACAAGAACTGGCAGACGCCGCTTCACATCGCAGCAGCCAATAAGGCTGTCCGCTGTGCTGAAGCCCTCGTTCCTCTACTTAGCAATGTGAATGTATCAGACAGAGCAGGCCGGACTGCGCTGCACCATGCAGCCTTCAGCGGTCACTTGGAG ATGGTGAGGTTATTGCTCTCCAGGGGAGCCAACATCAATGCTTTTGACAAGAAAGACCGCCGTGCAATCCACTGGGCAGCCTacatgg GGCACATAGAAGTTGTGAAGCTGCTGGCATCTCATGGAGCTGAGGTGGCCTGCAAAGACAAGAAATTTTACACCCCCCTACATGCAGCAGCCTCTAGTGGAATGATTAGTGTTGTCAAATACCTCCTGGACTTGGGGGTGGAT atcaATGAGCCAAATGCATATGGCAACACACCCCTCCACGTGGCCTGCTACAATGGACAGGATGTAGTTGTTAATGAACTCATAGAGTGTGGCGCAAATGTCAACCAGGTGAACATGAAGGGCTTTGCACCTCTCCATTTCACCGCCGCTTCACGCCATGGTGCGCTCTGTCTGGAGCTCCTCGTGTGCAATGGGGCTGATGTCAATATTAAG AGTAAAGATGGCAAGACTCCCCTCCACATGACAGCAATCCATGGAAGGTTTTCTAGGTCCCAAGCAATCATTGAGAATG GTGCTGAGATTGACTGTGAAGATAAGAACGGAAATACACCACTACATATCGCAGCTCGATACGGACATGAGCTGCTAATTAACACCCTCATCACTAACAGAGCTGACACAGCTAA GCGAGGGATTCATGGCATGTTTCCACTGCATTTGGCTGCTCTCAGCGGCTTCTCGGACTGCTGCCGAAAGCTCCTGTCTTCAG GCTTTGATATTGATACTTCTGATGACTTTGGAAGGACCTGTTtacatgcagcagcagctggagg GAACCTGGAATGTCTCAATCTTCTGCTTAACACCGGGGCAGACTTTAACCGAAAGGACAGCTTTGGCAG gactCCATTGCACTATGCTGCTGCCAATTGTAACTACCAGTGCCTGTTTGCTCTGGTGGGCTCTGGGGCCAGTGTCAATGATTTAGACGAGCGGGGATGCAGTCCTCTGCACTACGCAGCTGCCTCTGACACAGATGGAAA GTGCCTGGAATATTTACTAAGAAATGATGCAAATCCAGGGATCCGGGACAATCAGGGCTACAATGCTGTGCATTATGCCTCAGCATATGGGCATCGTCTCTGTCTAGAGCTG ATTGCGAGTGAAACACCCTTAGATGTG CTAATGGAAACCTCAGGGACAGACATCCTAAATGACTCTGATGTCAGAGCTCCCATCAGCCCACTCCACCTTGCT GCATACCATGGTCACCATCAAGCCATGGAGGTTCTGGTGCAGTCTCTGCTGGATTTGGATGTTAGAAACAGCCAGGGACGGACACCCCTAGACTTGGCTGCCTTTAAGGGCCATGTAGAGTGTGTGGACGTCCTAATCAACCAGGGAGCCTCCATCTTGGTCAAAGATTTCACCCTGAAGCGAACTCCAATACATGCTGCGG CTACTAATGGTCATTCAGAGTGTTTGCGTCTGCTGATCGGAAATGCTGATCTTCAAAGTGCAGTAGATATTCAAGATGGGAATGGACA aaccCCTCTGATGCTGTCAGTCCTTAGTGGACACACAGATTGTGTGTACTCTCTTCTTAATAAGGGAGCCAATGTAGAAGCCAAAGACAAGTGGGGCAGGACGGCCTTGCACAGAGGA GCAGTGACTGGTCATGAAGAGTCTGTGGAAGCCTTGCTCCAGCACTGCGCCAACTTCCTGGTGCGAGACTGTAAAGGCCGCACGCCAATCCATCTGGCAGCAGCATGTGGACACATAGGGGTACTGGGAGGCCTTCTGCACGCTGCCCAATCGATGGAAACACTTCCTGCCTTAACAGACAACCAAGGCTACACTCCACTGCACTGGGCCTGCTACAATG gtCATGATACATGTGTGGAGGTTTTGCTGGAACAGGAGGTTTTTCACAAGGCTGAAGGCAATGCTTTCAGCCCTCTCCACTGTGCTGT AATCCATGACAACGAAGGTGCTGCTGAAATGTTGATAGACACTCTGGGTCCTGCCATTGTCAATGCCAAAGACAGCAAAAACAG GACCCCCCTGCATGCTGCCGCCTTCACTGACCACGTTGAGtgtctccagctgctgctgagcCACAACGCTCAGGTCAACAGTGTTGATGCTGCAGGGAAGACACCACTCATGATGGCGGCTGAGAACGGCCAGACCAATGCTGTCG AGCTGCTGGTGAGCAGTGCAAAAGCCGATCTCACTCTACAGGATGCTGTGAAGAACACTGCACTTCATCTGGCCTGCAGTAAG GGACATGAAACCAGTGCCTTGTTGATCTTGGAGAAGATTACAGACAGAAACCTCATAAATGCTACAAATGCCGCCTTACAGAC GCCTCTACACGTGGCTGCAAGAAATGGCCTGACTGTGGTGGTGCAGGAACTGCTTGCAAAGGGAGCCAGTGTCCTTGCTGTCGACGAGAATG GTTACACACCTGCCTTGGCTTGTGCCCCAAACAAAGATGTGGCTGACTGCCTAGCCCTCATCCTGGCCACCATGATGCCTGTGTCGCCCTGCACCCCGGCACCAACCCTCCCTTTCAGTGCCATTAACCACTACACCACCAGCCCCTCCAAGAGCGTCACCTTCGACAGCCTCCCCGTTTTACGCGGTGAGCACAGCTCCTACTGCAGCTTCAACAACATCAGCCATCATGATGGCTTCTACAAAGATGAAGAGCTCAATGACTCTGATTCAGAGACGTACTGA